The Desulfonatronovibrio magnus genome includes a region encoding these proteins:
- a CDS encoding YgiT-type zinc finger protein encodes MKCIACHEQMESRTGEIELRINGRLFLVENVTYQQCLSCGERVLNPETSQEIFHKVRSKQYTQKHVLLPVVQSEVAMTG; translated from the coding sequence ATGAAATGCATTGCATGCCATGAACAAATGGAATCTCGTACCGGTGAAATTGAATTGCGGATCAACGGGAGATTGTTTTTAGTTGAGAATGTCACCTATCAGCAATGCCTGTCTTGCGGAGAACGAGTACTCAATCCAGAGACAAGCCAAGAAATTTTCCACAAGGTCCGCTCCAAGCAGTATACACAGAAGCACGTCTTGCTTCCTGTTGTACAAAGCGAAGTAGCCATGACCGGATGA
- a CDS encoding tyrosine-type recombinase/integrase, with product MIIFCQFNHDGKGKKDRTVPLPQNIMPRLHSQLEQVKALNARDLEAGYDGVFMFDSIEKKYKNSARELVWQWFFPSTYLTHVPETGQRKRYHLHESHVQKAIRESVKKSQIPKRITSHTFHHSFASHLLQANYDIAPSRNF from the coding sequence CTGATTATTTTTTGTCAATTTAACCACGACGGTAAGGGCAAAAAAGACCGGACTGTTCCCTTGCCCCAGAATATTATGCCCAGGCTGCATTCACAATTGGAACAGGTCAAGGCTTTAAATGCCAGAGATCTGGAGGCTGGCTATGACGGAGTATTCATGTTCGACAGTATTGAGAAAAAATACAAAAACAGCGCCAGGGAATTAGTCTGGCAGTGGTTTTTCCCGTCAACCTATCTGACCCATGTTCCTGAAACCGGACAGCGCAAGCGGTACCACCTTCATGAATCCCATGTGCAGAAGGCCATTCGGGAATCGGTAAAAAAGTCTCAGATCCCCAAGCGCATTACCTCGCATACCTTCCACCATTCATTTGCCAGCCACCTGCTCCAGGCCAACTACGACATTGCACCATCCAGGAACTTTTAG
- a CDS encoding HIRAN domain-containing protein, which yields MAGFQYYQGPMVFSDLQSGQKLKLLREPNNPHDSKAIAVFTSNGHKLGYVPRTHNPLPADLMDNGHKLTASLLSVSSDMGEFSCLKMGVFVNGGGWQGL from the coding sequence GTGGCAGGATTTCAGTACTATCAGGGGCCTATGGTATTTTCTGATCTTCAATCCGGCCAAAAATTAAAATTATTACGCGAGCCTAACAACCCCCACGACAGCAAAGCCATTGCCGTATTCACCTCAAACGGCCACAAGCTGGGATATGTGCCCAGGACTCACAACCCGCTTCCTGCTGATCTCATGGATAATGGACACAAGCTCACAGCCAGTTTGCTTTCAGTTTCTTCGGATATGGGAGAATTTAGCTGCCTGAAGATGGGGGTTTTTGTGAATGGCGGTGGCTGGCAGGGGTTGTGA
- a CDS encoding DUF4258 domain-containing protein, with product MFGEILMHFEIVSIQKAVRNSRHRFTLHALEKLIEKDISPEEVREAMLAGEIIETYPEDKYGPSCLELGKCKNEKILHVHCSVDPVWIITAYCPAQKPNKWDSFFKKRR from the coding sequence TTGTTTGGAGAAATTTTGATGCACTTTGAGATTGTTAGCATACAAAAAGCTGTTCGAAATAGCAGACATAGATTTACACTGCATGCACTTGAAAAATTGATCGAAAAAGATATCTCACCTGAAGAAGTTCGAGAGGCTATGCTCGCTGGAGAAATCATCGAAACATACCCAGAAGACAAATATGGCCCATCATGTCTGGAGCTTGGAAAATGTAAAAATGAAAAAATTCTTCACGTTCACTGTTCAGTAGATCCAGTATGGATAATCACAGCCTATTGTCCTGCACAAAAACCAAACAAATGGGATAGTTTTTTCAAAAAAAGGAGATAA
- a CDS encoding transposase, giving the protein MSDHVWHITHRCHKKEFLLKFAKDRSTWVKWLFEAKKRYGLQILNYTVTLNHIHLLVHGHEDKDVIPRSLQLIAGRTGQEYNQRKKRKGAFWENRYHATAKISYLLVSEAPP; this is encoded by the coding sequence TTGTCTGATCATGTGTGGCATATTACCCATAGATGCCACAAAAAGGAATTCCTGCTTAAATTCGCCAAGGACCGTAGCACATGGGTAAAATGGTTGTTTGAAGCCAAAAAGAGATACGGGCTTCAGATATTGAACTATACGGTTACTTTAAACCATATTCACTTGCTGGTACACGGTCATGAAGACAAAGATGTTATACCCAGGTCTTTACAATTAATAGCTGGCAGAACCGGCCAGGAATACAATCAGAGAAAAAAGCGTAAGGGTGCTTTCTGGGAAAACAGGTATCACGCTACAGCTAAAATCAGCTACTTGCTGGTCTCAGAGGCCCCGCCATGA
- a CDS encoding CopG family antitoxin encodes MNHKLTSEEQIIEDNLDNFKSVSDEKRSHIESIIETTKKNKAISMRMSAFDLELLKQKAQREGMPYQTLLNTIVHKYVTNQLVDKNEVIKTITMMKENEAI; translated from the coding sequence ATGAATCATAAATTAACTAGCGAAGAGCAAATCATAGAAGATAATCTCGACAATTTTAAAAGTGTATCTGATGAAAAGCGCAGCCACATTGAATCAATTATAGAAACAACCAAAAAAAATAAAGCAATTAGTATGAGGATGTCAGCCTTTGACCTTGAATTGCTAAAACAAAAAGCACAGCGAGAAGGAATGCCGTACCAGACTTTATTGAACACTATAGTTCATAAGTATGTCACCAATCAATTAGTAGATAAGAACGAAGTAATAAAAACAATCACAATGATGAAGGAAAATGAGGCAATTTAA